A genomic segment from Aegilops tauschii subsp. strangulata cultivar AL8/78 chromosome 1, Aet v6.0, whole genome shotgun sequence encodes:
- the LOC120967888 gene encoding uncharacterized protein, giving the protein MAIKDSNEMGTEVLPAIDSKGKQPLHPMPDEVELLPTAEEDPKTPEGGDDEGMEEPPSNKHRNYDHYHQEDGPTHFCKVILAPKLECIPMPLDFTKHFAAVPTEFKLRNNTGCSWKVTVKLMNDRVTLDQGWATYAAVHQIKIGYMVTFKLLTPDTLKGMQATKQHAYGAFEAAFA; this is encoded by the exons ATGGCG ATCAAGGATAGCAATGAGATGGGCACGGAGGTGCTCCCGGCCATTGACAGCAAGGGCAAGCAGCCCCTTCACCCAATGCCTGACGAGGTTGAGCTGCTGCCCACCGCTGAGGAAGACCCGAAGACGCCTGAGGGTGGCGACGACGAGGGCATGGAGGAGCCCCCCAGCAACAAGCACCGCAACTACGACCACTACCATCAGGAGGATGGCCCAACTCACTTCTGCAAGGTCATCCTTGCACCGAAGCTTGAGTGCATCCCCATGCCCCTGGACTTCACCAAGCACTTCGCCGCGGTGCCGACGGAGTTCAAGCTCAGGAACAACACCGGCTGCTCCTGGAAGGTGACGGTCAAGCTGATGAACGACAGGGTGACCCTGGATCAGGGTTGGGCCACCTACGCAGCCGTTCATCAGATCAAGATCGGCTACATGGTGACGTTCAAGCTCCTCACTCCCGACACCCTCAAGggcatgcaggcaaccaaacaacatgCATATGGTGCATTTGAGGCTGCATTTGCATAG